The following coding sequences lie in one Anomaloglossus baeobatrachus isolate aAnoBae1 chromosome 7, aAnoBae1.hap1, whole genome shotgun sequence genomic window:
- the LOC142246385 gene encoding histone H1.3-like, with protein MAETAPAAAPPAAEPAAKSKKQPKKSGAAKKSKKSSGPSVSELIVNAVSASKERSGVSLAAVKKVLTARGYDVEKNNSRVKLGVKSLVTKGVLLQVKGSGASGSFKLNKKQETKDKVAKKKPAAAAKKPAAAKKAAKSPKKPKKAPTAAKKSPKKAKKPAAAKKAAKSPKKKAAPKPKKVTKSPAKKAAKPKAAKSPAKKAAKAKKPAAKK; from the coding sequence ATGGCAGAGACCGCACCAGCCGCCGCTCCTCCTGCCGCCGAACCGGCCGCCAAATCTAAGAAGCAGCCGAAGAAATCCGGGGCCGCCAAGAAAAGCAAGAAATCCTCCGGTCCCAGCGTCTCCGAGCTGATTGTCAATGCCGTGTCCGCCTCTAAGGAGCGCAGTGGGGTCTCTCTGGCCGCCGTGAAGAAGGTCCTGACTGCCCGAGGCTACGATGTAGAGAAGAACAACAGCCGGGTGAAGCTGGGCGTCAAGAGTCTGGTCACCAAAGGCGTCCTGCTCCAGGTGAAGGGCAGCGGCGCCTCCGGATCCTTCAAGCTGAACAAGAAGCAGGAGACCAAGGACAAGGTGGCcaagaagaagccagcagctgCGGCCAAGAAACCCGCTGCAGCCAAGAAAGCGGCCAAATCTCCTAAGAAGCCCAAGAAGGCCCCGACCGCGGCCAAGAAGAGCccgaaaaaggccaagaagcccgCAGCTGCCAAGAAGGCGGCAAAAAGCCCCAAGAAGAAGGCCGCTCCGAAGCCCAAGAAAGTGACCAAGAGCCCGGCTAAGAAGGCGGCAAAACCCAAAGCTGCCAAGAGTCCGGCTAAGAAAGCTGCGAAAGCCAAGAAGCCCGCGGCTAAGAAATAA
- the LOC142246387 gene encoding histone H3, which produces MARTKQTARKSTGGKAPRKQLATKAARKSAPATGGVKKPHRYRPGTVALREIRRYQKSTELLIRKLPFQRLVREIAQDFKTDLRFQSSAVMALQEASEAYLVGLFEDTNLCAIHAKRVTIMPKDIQLARRIRGERA; this is translated from the coding sequence ATGGCCAGAACTAAGCAGACCGCCCGTAAATCCACCGGAGGGAAAGCTCCCCGCAAGCAGCTGGCCACTAAGGCCGCCAGGAAGAGCGCTCCCGCCACCGGCGGAGTGAAGAAGCCTCACCGCTACCGGCCAGGCACAGTCGCTCTCCGTGAGATCCGCCGGTACCAGAAGTCCACGGAGCTGCTGATCCGTAAGCTTCCCTTCCAGCGCCTGGTAAGAGAAATCGCCCAGGACTTCAAGACCGATCTCCGCTTCCAGAGCTCGGCCGTCATGGCCCTGCAGGAGGCCAGCGAGGCTTATCTGGTGGGGCTGTTTGAGGACACAAATCTGTGCGCCATCCACGCTAAGAGGGTCACCATCATGCCCAAAGACATCCAGCTGGCCCGCCGCATCCGTGGGGAGAGGGCCTAG